The DNA region AAAATAGGGTAAGATGTAAGAAGTCAAAGTTACAGATGGAGAGAGCTGATGGTTACAGTCTAACCCAGCCAGGTGTCAACTGAGCACTGGCTTCCTCTACCTCAGGCCAGTGCCTGCACAGGAAGGTACACGGGACTACAGAAACACACGGGGCTCCTTTTGGCTATGTTAGTGTCTGTGTGCCCAGTTTAGGCTGGGTCCTGCATCTCCAGGACCTCATTGTAGCTGTTGTTCTAGGCTTGCTTCCCGAATATGGTCTCctccatggctctagctgcacgGCCTcactccccaccacacacacacacacacacacacacgcccacctCTCAGGTCCTTTATACCTGAATGGACCGCACCTTGCGGGGGCATGGCTCCAGCTCCCTGTGGGTCTCTTTTGTCTCCTGAGCTGGACGGTGCTGCACGAGGTACTCATAGGTGGTCAGCTTGTGCCACACTGGTGGGTATGAGAAGACACGGGTCAGGAGTGGAGAGGTAAGCCCAGAACCCAAAAGGGAGGGCAGGCAGCACTAGGTTCAAATCCCTATCACACGTGTACTAAACAGTAGGGCAAAACCAGGCCAACAACAAAGAGCCAGCACTGTAAGGTCTCTGACTGCAAGGTTCTACAGCCCAAAAGGTGCCTCCCAGCAGTCGAGACTCCATCCCCTTCAAGGCAGGCTTGGAGGAGGCACTTACTTAAGTAAATGTGGAAGCAGAGCAGGTGGCCAAGCAGGGCTGTAGAGAGCAGGCCCAGAAGGATGAGCAGGGCGGCCAGGGCCAGGATGGCAGGAGCCTGGGTCTCCACAGGGGCAGCAGGCAGGAACACAAACCACACTTCCGTGTGATTCTTCAAGACTGCAGGGCACAGGCAGCTGTACTTAGCCAGGGATCAGGGGTGCACTAACTAAAACAAGTCTGTTTCTAAAACCCACACCGACCTTCAAAGTGCTGGTTGGTACGAAGCCGCATGGGGTTGACAAAGAACTCCACGAAGACATAAGTGGCCACCAGCACCAGGAGCAGAACACCCAATAAAGCAGACGCCACACTGTGTAGAAAGAGCCTGACCCGACCACAGGCAGCTGTCAGCACCAGGAGCTCCGGCTTACTAAGAAGCCAGGCTCCTGACCCCAACACCTCAGAAGTCACAGGCATAGAGCTCGAAGACGCTATCACCTTCTCAGTGTGTGCACATTCCCACCCAAACTGTATACTGTATTACAAGCAGTCCTCAATCAATCAGGAAAGCCCAGGCCCCAGCTGATTCTCACCGATAGTTCCTCTCGCCCACGCAGTTGTTGAGCCACTTGCAATGATGATCAAAGCCGCATACACACTTATTGCAGGCGCTGCAATGTTTGGATCGTGCACTCCTGTGGAAGTTTGGGGGAAGGCACTTCATGGTCAGCCAGCccatcctgccccagctgcctTGTGTAGCGACCTGAGTCAAGCCTGGTTCCTGATTACCCACAGGCACCTTTGCCCTTCCTACAATGAGAAGCGCACGCGCCCTCTGGCGGAAACAGGAGGTGGGACCCCTGGAGAAGGTGCTCAGATCATGGTAGAGGGAAGAAGGGTGCCTTGTGAGGTCCTACTCTTGAACTACACACCTAGGTAAAGGTCacatgagaaagaaaggaggcatCCTTTCCAAGCAAGGACATCTGTGCCAGACCACACACAAGATACAGGTGTGGGACCCTAGGCAAAATGCATAGCTGCCCAACTGGTACTTTAATTGCACTTCTAACAGCTCCGTTTTGGGGTCACTTTCCTTGCCATCCTACTGGAATTTTTCTGGCATTCTTCCATAAGACTTGTGTGGGCTAACTATAAAGGAGCCAAAAGGAGAGGTATTTGCTGTCATCCAAGGCCATTAACAAAACACATGGGCAAAGAACAAGTGAGCGAGGGCCACATCAGGATATTAGTGGGGTCGCATCACGGAAGACCcaaatgagcatgggagagcagTGCATCTTTCCATCACTCATGGAGAGCACCTGCCAGAGCCATTCAGAACATGTGCTGGCTGATGCTTAGGGAGTGGCAGTAGGCATTCTGGTTCCTGTAGGCAGACCCCTTCTAACAGGTTACTCTGGGCTTTCACATTCCAAGTGTGGAGCTGGCCTTGGGCTGCACTCTATCCCTCAACCCACATATGAGTCTGGGAGAGGACAAAGCTCCAATAATGTAGGGAGGAGTCCCAGAGAGTTACTGTAATTTGCCAAAGAAAAATGGGTGTTCCAcattctgtctcctctcctcactAGCAGGAGGCCTGGAGCCACTGGCctctctgcctcagactcctccTGGGTGACTGAGTGGACATGCTGGGGTCCAGACAGCTAGTGTGCCCTTGACTCTGCTGCTCAGTGGCTTTGTGGCTTCAGGACACACCATCCAGCTTTCTGAGCAGTAAGCTCTGGCTCTTTTGTTAAAGAATGTAGCACTTAGCACAGAACACTCAAGCTTTAACTCCCCTCCTCCCCTATCTGGGTACTTTCAAGAGGCTAAAGTTGTCACTGGCAGAGCTAGCcatttagaaatgtttttagTGCTGCCAAATGCCTTCTGGTTTTGCTATAGGAAATGCTATGTATGCCtggtctttttttcccctaatcaCTATCCCAGGTCACTCCAtcaaactttttgttgtttttgttttttgaatctgtcttattatgtagccttgactagccttaaactcattgaaatcctgcctcagtctcccagtggCTAGGATTACGGGTaagcatcaccatgcccagtccACCAAGACTCTTTTTggttttgcctgcctctgccttctgagtgctggagtttAAGGCGTGGCCCAGCACACCCACCCTCCACACTCCCCATTAGGGAAAGTATACGTGTTGAGAGGTGTAAGTGTCACAAGGAAGCCTGGTGTGAGCACACGTTCACTCACACTCATGCACTCACACGTCCACGTCGCACAGGTTGCAGTGCAGGTCTTCAATGACATGTGCATGCTGGCTGCGGTTGAAGATAGGGAGAGGCCCAGAGTAGCTCTTGTCCCGCACATTGGCATCTGCTGGATCGATGGAGACAGCAGTCAGGTGCACCACAAGGTGGCCAGCAAAGATGGCCCCCATGCACTAGCCCAGCAGGTTAAAGACTCAGTCCATGCTCTGCAAACCAGGAGTCCCACCCCGTCTCCTGTCCATGCAGATTTCCTTTATATGGAGACTCTGCCTATGCTATGCTCTCCTGCCCCATAGGAGCCTCCTCACCAAGCTTCTTTACCAGACCCCTAGACCCTTGATGAAAAAGTCATATGATAATGGAGTCCAAAGACTTACTACTGCCACCAAGAAATCTAGCCAAATGGCCTTGGCCTTAACATTTCAGGCCAGTACAAGCCAGTTTCTGGTCTCAGATTCCAGAAGGTGAAGGAGACTAAAAGACatcaccttctaaagtccaaagACCATAGCTGAAATTCTGAGCTTGTTTTTCTTGCTTTCACAGGAAGCCACTTCCGAGACGGAAGCAGCTACTCCCTTTCAGTCACTAGGGCCAGATGGAGAACCACTTGCAGACAGGGCTCATCGACATGAGCTTCCCCCACCTCAAGTCCAGGTCCTTGGCACCCTAAGCTGAGCATCTGTGATGGCGTTACATGTTCAGGGTTAGCCGGACACTGGAGCTAACTCCTGGAACTGAAATGAAGCTTTCCCAGGACTTAGCTAAGCCAAATACAGGAAATGAGTATATGCTACCTACTGGCTGCAAAATCtatacacaaactcacaaacaGGTTCTACCCAGGCAAGAAtctaccttattttctttcttcccttcaccTACTCAACACATGATCCTTCTTTATCTTCCTGCTAGCCAGACAGATACCATCCCTCTATCACTCAGGATCTAAGCACTATTCATCTTTTATCCATCAGCTGTCCTATATTCTTACCCTCACTCAGTAGACAAATTCCTCTACCTGTCTGAATGAGCCAGGCTCTTCCAGAATGTGCTGTACCAGAGCTCAAAGAGCCAAATGTAAGCTCGACCCTGAGCTCTTTGTCCTCATGGCCAAAACTATGGGTCAGCTCTTCACCTCTTGCCTAGGTTACTAAAGAACAGTCATCTCCAAGGTCTACCTGCATGGGTCCCAGAAGTGAgttttcaaaagcctatacttaagcTCTTCCCTGCATAGAGGCCTACAGTGGCTCTAAGTGGCTCTCTAGCTAAAGTTCATGCCTTAGCCAGAGCCAAAGCTTGCCTTGCTCTGGCTTCTCCCAACTCTAGACACTCAGTGTGGGCAAACACTGAGCTTCCCACCTTCTCCCAGCTTCCATCACTGATTCATTCACTCAACTGTGTGCACAGTTCTTTCCTTCGTGCCAGGCACGAAGGAATATAGAGAGTTGGTTCTGAGCACTCAGAACCTTGCTGCATGATAGAAAGCACAGCTATTAATCAAATAGCAGGTCAGTTAGATGAAAGGATTTGCTTTGTGACGGATTACTTTATCTAGTAAACAGGATCTGGAAGACTTCCCTGAAGAAGTGTCATCTCAGCTGAGATATGGAGAAGAATGTACAACAGGGCCTTGGAAGGCAAGGCCGAGGGAAAAGACTGGGGCTGAGTGCTATGGATATCAGGAACTTGAGAGGTGTCAACAGAGGGGTGGCTGAAATATTGTCCCAGCTATTGACTATCATATAATAATGAGGGTGCATGCTGCCAAATTCTGAGCTTTCAAAGggaacaacagtaacaacaaaattCTAGGCTTCCATGTGAGCTCTCTCAatgttaaatgttaaagaaataaaagatctcAAAACATGTAGAGGACCTGTGCAGTTTAGGTATCAGTCACTGCATAGTTCCCAACCACACTGGCCCATTGAACTGTCACTTCTTGACCTCTGACCCGCTGGGTGGTGAGCCAGGGCTTGCTTCTAAGAAGGCATCACAGTTGTCAAAACACGGAAATACAAGGAAGCTGAAGAGACAGGAGCACTGCACATGGAGAGAGCCATGCAGACCTAGTGAGGATCTTCAGCCTTGTTTCTTAAGAttttgagctgtgtgtgtgttttgaaagaGTGCTCTGGCTGTAGGGATAGAGATGgccaggagaaaggaagaggggagggaggacgggagggaaaagagagacatcaagaaagagaaagggcgtgtgtgtgtgtgtgtgtgtgtgtgtgtgtgctgtgtcttGAGACAGAGTTGACAGAGTTGATAGAGTGCTgtgcctgggctggtgagatggctcagcaggtaagagcactgactgctcttccgaaggtcctgagttcagatcccagcaaccacatggtggctcataaccatctgtaatgagatctgatgccctcttctggtgtgtctgaagacagctgcagtaaattatgccagagtgagtggggccagcaggggttctgagttcaattcccagcagccacacacatgatggctcatggccattgtacagctacagtgtactcatacacataaaataaataaaataaatcttaaaagaaaaaaaaaagtctctggcTACAGTAGGTAGCCAGAAGCAGGGACACACAGACAGGGGAGACTTACTTGGTCAGAGAGGCAGGGAGCagtgggaagggaaggtggaAAATTCAGGAGGAGGTAATTCAACAGTGTcagcagaggaggaaaggggagtcACACATGAATGCAAAGGTGGCTGGGAGAAGGAGGTTGCAAGCACCAGGAATGCTGCCAGATGTGTGCCAGACTAGACTACTGTCTGAGCCCTTCCCAACATTTACATGGGGTGTGACCAATGTGTCCAACCCACCGATCTCCTCTCCCCCTGGCCCCTAAGCACCCAGAGCTCATCTTTGAATTCCTAAAGCCTAGGGCCATTCTAGGCCCACAGTGGGAAATTGGTACCCACTTCATTCCTAAGGGGTCCTGAGAGCCTGTTTAATGGAAGGACACTTTGATGGAACCATAGAGCCTTGGTCAGGCTGTCAGACTAGGTAGCTCTGGAAGCTCCTATATGgctcaaagaaaaagagaaagcaggaagtagATCAAACCCTCAAATTCTGCCATTTCCTCAGCCTGAATAGCCCATCTGGCCTCATTGGGTACAAGTTGTATGATGCTCAGAAAGTCACTATCCTGTCTGAGCATCTTTCTTCATAAGGtcttgaatgagaaatgttcatgtatttaaacacttggttACCAACTGGTGGCACTGTTGGGGGTTATAGAACCTTTATGAGAAGGACATCATTGTGGGGCAGGATTTGAGGGTTAAGAGCCTTGTTTTGCTTCCTGTGTGCAGCTGAGAtgtgctcagccagctttctgctcctgcctcctgctacacctttcccacaagtaTGAACATCACCTAACCTTCtggaaccatgagctaaaataaactctttctcccatcagttgcttttggccatggtatttcatcacagaagaaaaacataacTAATATACTGTCTTCCCCACAGGACTAATAGGGACCATCCCTGTCAAGTGTGTGGCAAATGTAAGTGCTTTTGTTTACTGCTACTTGCTCTGACCCTCCTCACTCCAAGCCAGGTGGCTACTACTTTAGGTTTCTGGGTGCCCTGCATGTAGGTTACCTGGGTAACCCAGTCAGTGATGGAATTATTCCAGACCACAGGAGAATGTCTCACCTAACCACACTAAGGCCCATGGTCACCTTAAGAACAGTCATTTCCCATTCATTCACCCAGTTGATTTTCTAGCCTTGGACTCTTGTGAATCAGAAAGGCCCCAATGACACTACTAGTGTCTGAGGGTGACAATCTTCTCTAGAGTTCCTTTATTCAGCTGCTTTTGTCATTTACCAGCCCAGGGCTCTGGGTTAAGAATGCACACTTGCGgctggggggtggtggcgcatgcctttaatcccagcagaggagggattgggaggcagaggcaggcagatttctgagttcaaggccagcctggtctacagagtgagttccaggacagccaggactacacaaagaaaccctgtctcgaaaaaacaaaaaaaaaaagaccaaaaaacaaaaacaaacacaacccaaaacaacaacaacaaaaaccccgcACACTTACATTAATAGCTAAAGCCCTTTATGGTCATACATTAACTAATACGCCCTTATTCTCAACCCAGCCCTTGGAAGCAAATGGAATCATTCCTGTGTGACAGAGGAGGCTGAACCAGAGGGCTGGAGAAGCTGCTCTGACCAGCATAGCCCCGAGGAGGGTGAGCTAAGAACAGGCCCTGCTGACACATGCtcttcagcttctctctctcttctctctctctctctctctctctctctctctctttctctctctctctctctctctctctcagaaatcCTCTTCAGGAGGCTGATGCCAGCAGAGAGGAACAGGAACTCTCTAGACAGGGGCACACAGAGGCTACTGCACCCAACACCACCTACACCCAGCCTTGTAGGTCTTTGGGGTTGTAGCCAGGACCAGAACAGTCTATACTATAAGACTCAAGCAAGTTAGTGTTTGTCCCTGTTCCCAGGAGCTTGAAAGACATATCTGTGCTACTTTTTGGCACAAGCACCCTCATCCTAAAATCAATAAGCGTGTAAATATTCCCAGGCATAGCAAAACAATGTGGttataaataaaaccacattttAAGTGTACCAAGAAACTTTTTATATGGGAAAGCTATACCATGACAAATTCTTTCACAAGTGGAATCATTGCTCCCAAACTTGCTGTCCCAAATGAGGACTGAACCCGGGACCTTACACATgccagcaagcactctaccagctgagctacatccccagcccctaacATGCCCTTTCTTTAGCTCAGGTATAATGAGTCTGCAGAAGCCTTAGGAATCTTTGTGAGACCCTCTCTGGTGTTTTAAGTGCTCTGAAAAACTCTGGGGCTGTCCACTCACTTTTATCAGAGGAAAGGTCAACTGAAGCCTGGCAGAGAATCAACTGATGTCAACCCTGCTCTACCCCACATGTTCCCTAAGATCCTGCGCCCAGCTTCAGGCTTCTGCCTTCTTCCAACCATCCATCACCCCAATGTTTCCGGTCCCATGTATTCCAAGGATACAGCATAGCCAGCAGGCACccagtggtgaggcaggaggggAACAAGCACCCCAAAGCCAATCACCGCGAAGAAGAGGTAGAGCAGCCAGGCCACAATCTGGAGCGGGTGTGGGggccagctccatccatttcgaCGAGAGCGCTGGCCCTGCAGTTCTGGGGAAGGCCCACTGTCCTGTGGGGGCGCTGTCCACACACTCTTCTCAGGGGCTGTCTTGTTGGAGGGTTTGTTGCAGATGTTCATCTCCaaagggagaagagtagagagcATTAGGCCTAAAAAGGTCCAATGGGAGCAGAGGGCCCTGGCTATAGCCAAGGTTTAGCAGGATGGTAGGGACCAGCAGGGGCTATACACTCTGCAGGGAAACCTAGGGCCCTAGCCTAATAGAAATATGCAGTTGGAGGCAGGGTGGTAATAAAATACTGTCCCAAAACTCAAGAGCAGACTCTGACCCCAGCCTGGCCAGGACATGGGAGGAGGGTCCAGAGTTATTCAGGACACCGTGTGGCTGCCCGTTATTCAAAGTGTCCTATCTCCACAGCCATAAGAGTGAAACTCAATAAGACATGTTCTCATCTGGTAACAATATCAGGCTGGGGCCAGAGCGATGAGAACACATGCTGATTCTGTTAGGATTAGTCACCTCCGTCCTGAGATCCAAATCAAGTGTCAGAGAGGGGGGCCCCTTATCCTTTGCTGAAGGAAACAGGCAGTGAGGGTGTTTAGAAAGATCTGGCCTCACTGTTCGCTGCTTGGCAGACACATAATCCCGTTAGGCCCAGAGACCAACAACTTCTCCCCTGTGGTTCAGAGGGGTTCTCTATGGTTTCCCAGCTGGGGATGAGCCCACAcacaagagaaggaaagattCTTCTTTGATTCCTTCCAGCAGAAGAAATGAGCGTGTTTTTCCCAGTCACTTGGGGCCTGATTTACCTAGAGGGTGAAGGTCTAATGTCCTTTCACTCACTAAGAGCTACAGAAAGGCTAAGCCTTGGCCAGAGCCAGACCACCAGAGGGCAGCAACCCCCTACCCTGCCCTGCCGAGCTGACGTCCAGTTGCTGACCAAAACTCCCACAGAGCAGGGGACTGACTAGCTTGTTCTTACAGGAGAAAGACTGTCTACCAGTGTCTTCTGGACTGACAAACCAGGCAGACAGTGTTATGCTTGGGGAAACAGGACAGTTCTGCACTCTTAGTGGGAAGGCCAGGAGcttgcaaaaaaaaacaaaaaacaaaaaaaccaaacaaacaacaacaacaacaaaaacaaaaaacaaacaaacacacacacaaaacaaaaacaaaaaaccacccagGCAGCTAGACAGTCTTTCAAGATCCCTTACCTACAATCAGCAAACTCTAATAtgatttgaatctgaaatgtccctcacaggctcagGTTATGGGTGTTTGATTCCAAGCTAGAGAGGCTGTTTGGGGGAGCTTCCGGAAACTCTGGGAGATAGGACTATCAGAGGAGATGGGTCTGGAGATGGCTTACACGGGTTACTCCTGCCTACCTCCTGGTCCGCTATGATGTAAACAGCTTCCACCACCATGAAATGGGCTGTTCTGCCATGATGAACCCCTGAAACAATGAGGGTCATCTTTGCGTCCTTCTGTCAGCTACTGTCATTGCAGTCACATAGAAGTAGACAATAAAGCAAGCACCTCAGCACCTCTGCTTGCAGTAACTGACCTCCCAGAGCACAAGCTGCAGCCGGGGCAGCCTGGCCACTACAAGCATCCCCGAGAGAGGAAGATCTCCCCGGGGTCCCAAACAGAGTCAAGGCCCCTTATGTTCAGTCTTGATTGGGAGTGTGACTGCCATTCCTGTGTCCACCATGTTGCTATACTAGCTTCCCTCAAAGACAGTGGACATGTTGTAATTCATTCACCTCTGTCCCCATGTCTCCTCCCCTAAGAATTAGGAGCTATACCTTGTATATAGTAGATGCTCAGTGAATATTCGCTGCCTTGAAAACATCTGAAATAAAGCCAAATATGAATAAGATAACCAATATATAATTCCGGCCATTCAAGGTGACTAAGGTAATACCATCTTGCTCTGACTCCATTTTGCAGCTGCTCAGCCAGTTTTCAGCCCTCTATCTGTCCAACAGTTATATCTGCCTTGGCAACGCTCTTAGGGTTTCCATGACCCTGACCATAGTCCAAAATAATTAGTGTTTATacaaacataaactaaaataactgaaaatataaatgaaactgTCATGTTGTGTCTGAAATAACTACTACGTTCTatctaaaaaaatgtttcaaggtTACTGTGACCTCATTTAATATTGATGTAATTGTGGTTTTTATGggttttccctttaaaaacaCTATACCCTAAGCTTCAGTGCTAAGACTTTGAGGTATGAACCTTGTCTCTGTCAGTAATCAAAGTTAAAGAACTCTTATACTCTCAATTCGCTTAATCAACATGACTGTCTGTACCTTTCTCAAACGGAACTATTACAAGCCAGCTTGCCTGTCTGCTCTGCCTTCAATCCTCCTATCTCTCCCCTTCCATGTGGCCATAACATTTACTCAGTGACATACCTTTTAACCCTACATCCTCTGCCAACTGACTGTCACCCTGACTACCGGACATTCACTCAAAGCCACACTTCCCTCTGCCCTCCTAAGGCTGAGAGACTCCTGTAGGCCAAGCA from Mastomys coucha isolate ucsf_1 unplaced genomic scaffold, UCSF_Mcou_1 pScaffold22, whole genome shotgun sequence includes:
- the Zdhhc1 gene encoding probable palmitoyltransferase ZDHHC1 isoform X1, whose amino-acid sequence is MTLIVSGVHHGRTAHFMVVEAVYIIADQEMNICNKPSNKTAPEKSVWTAPPQDSGPSPELQGQRSRRNGWSWPPHPLQIVAWLLYLFFAVIGFGVLVPLLPHHWVPAGYACMGAIFAGHLVVHLTAVSIDPADANVRDKSYSGPLPIFNRSQHAHVIEDLHCNLCDVDVSARSKHCSACNKCVCGFDHHCKWLNNCVGERNYRLFLHSVASALLGVLLLVLVATYVFVEFFVNPMRLRTNQHFEVLKNHTEVWFVFLPAAPVETQAPAILALAALLILLGLLSTALLGHLLCFHIYLMWHKLTTYEYLVQHRPAQETKETHRELEPCPRKVRSIQEMEFYMRTFSHVRPEPSGQARPAALNANPSQFLATQGQVEPPLPSSSDTLALPPRIQPQKKRKRRVYRLPRSGVLDRELPLPRLRETGTPSHHSSSSSDSTSASPVRAGGSAGAYYSASAESMEEIPVAQTRLGSAALGIPGARGRESGLALQARSPAVFVSPSSGEPGTPGGGEDSLPWPSKAED
- the Zdhhc1 gene encoding probable palmitoyltransferase ZDHHC1 isoform X7; amino-acid sequence: MTLIVSGVHHGRTAHFMVVEAVYIIADQEMNICNKPSNKTAPEKSVWTAPPQDSGPSPELQGQRSRRNGWSWPPHPLQIVAWLLYLFFAVIGFGVLVPLLPHHWVPAGYACMGAIFAGHLVVHLTAVSIDPADANVRDKSYSGPLPIFNRSQHAHVIEDLHCNLCDVDVSARSKHCSACNKCVCGFDHHCKWLNNCVGERNYRLFLHSVASALLGVLLLVLVATYVFVEFFVNPMRLRTNQHFEVLKNHTEVWFVFLPAAPVETQAPAILALAALLILLGLLSTALLGHLLCFHIYLMWHKLTTYEYLVQHRPAQETKETHRELEPCPRKVRSIQEMEFYMRTFSHVRPEPSGQARPAALNAKKRGSGVCIDCPGLGSWTESSRCLGYGRLGLLATTPVLHLIPPVPAQCVLVALQAPTTPHQLSPWKRFQWPRRAWAVLHWASQEPGAESLGWLYRHVHLLFL
- the Zdhhc1 gene encoding probable palmitoyltransferase ZDHHC1 isoform X6 — encoded protein: MNICNKPSNKTAPEKSVWTAPPQDSGPSPELQGQRSRRNGWSWPPHPLQIVAWLLYLFFAVIGFGVLVPLLPHHWVPAGYACMGAIFAGHLVVHLTAVSIDPADANVRDKSYSGPLPIFNRSQHAHVIEDLHCNLCDVDVSARSKHCSACNKCVCGFDHHCKWLNNCVGERNYRLFLHSVASALLGVLLLVLVATYVFVEFFVNPMRLRTNQHFEVLKNHTEVWFVFLPAAPVETQAPAILALAALLILLGLLSTALLGHLLCFHIYLMWHKLTTYEYLVQHRPAQETKETHRELEPCPRKVRSIQEMEFYMRTFSHVRPEPSGQARPAALNANPSQFLATQGQVEPPLPSSSDTLALPPRIQPQKKRKRRVYRLPRSGVLDRELPLPRLRETGTPSHHSSSSSDSTSASPVRAGGSAGAYYSASAESMEEIPVAQTRLGSAALGIPGARGRESGLALQARSPAVFVSPSSGEPGTPGGGEDSLPWPSKAED
- the Zdhhc1 gene encoding probable palmitoyltransferase ZDHHC1 isoform X2, with amino-acid sequence MTLIVSGVHHGRTAHFMVVEAVYIIADQEMNICNKPSNKTAPEKSVWTAPPQDSGPSPELQGQRSRRNGWSWPPHPLQIVAWLLYLFFAVIGFGVLVPLLPHHWVPAGYACMGAIFAGHLVVHLTAVSIDPADANVRDKSYSGPLPIFNRSQHAHVIEDLHCNLCDVDVSARSKHCSACNKCVCGFDHHCKWLNNCVGERNYRLFLHSVASALLGVLLLVLVATYVFVEFFVNPMRLRTNQHFEVLKNHTEVWFVFLPAAPVETQAPAILALAALLILLGLLSTALLGHLLCFHIYLMWHKLTTYEYLVQHRPAQETKETHRELEPCPRKVRSIQEMEFYMRTFSHVRPEPSGQARPAALNAKKGASSRRDSGAASRVCSLAFTSVLPSFLPPKAKWNHHCPPPQTHWLCLHGSNPRKRGSGVCIDCPGLGSWTESSRCLGYGRLGLLATTPVLHLIPPVPAQCVLVALQAPTTPHQLSPWKRFQWPRRAWAVLHWASQEPGAESLGWLYRHVHLLFL
- the Zdhhc1 gene encoding probable palmitoyltransferase ZDHHC1 isoform X5 — its product is MVVEAVYIIADQEMNICNKPSNKTAPEKSVWTAPPQDSGPSPELQGQRSRRNGWSWPPHPLQIVAWLLYLFFAVIGFGVLVPLLPHHWVPAGYACMGAIFAGHLVVHLTAVSIDPADANVRDKSYSGPLPIFNRSQHAHVIEDLHCNLCDVDVSARSKHCSACNKCVCGFDHHCKWLNNCVGERNYRLFLHSVASALLGVLLLVLVATYVFVEFFVNPMRLRTNQHFEVLKNHTEVWFVFLPAAPVETQAPAILALAALLILLGLLSTALLGHLLCFHIYLMWHKLTTYEYLVQHRPAQETKETHRELEPCPRKVRSIQEMEFYMRTFSHVRPEPSGQARPAALNANPSQFLATQGQVEPPLPSSSDTLALPPRIQPQKKRKRRVYRLPRSGVLDRELPLPRLRETGTPSHHSSSSSDSTSASPVRAGGSAGAYYSASAESMEEIPVAQTRLGSAALGIPGARGRESGLALQARSPAVFVSPSSGEPGTPGGGEDSLPWPSKAED
- the Zdhhc1 gene encoding probable palmitoyltransferase ZDHHC1 isoform X3 → MTLIVSGVHHGRTAHFMVVEAVYIIADQEMNICNKPSNKTAPEKSVWTAPPQDSGPSPELQGQRSRRNGWSWPPHPLQIVAWLLYLFFAVIGFGVLVPLLPHHWVPAGYACMGAIFAGHLVVHLTAVSIDPADANVRDKSYSGPLPIFNRSQHAHVIEDLHCNLCDVDVSARSKHCSACNKCVCGFDHHCKWLNNCVGERNYRLFLHSVASALLGVLLLVLVATYVFVEFFVNPMRLRTNQHFEVLKNHTEVWFVFLPAAPVETQAPAILALAALLILLGLLSTALLGHLLCFHIYLMWHKLTTYEYLVQHRPAQETKETHRELEPCPRKEMEFYMRTFSHVRPEPSGQARPAALNANPSQFLATQGQVEPPLPSSSDTLALPPRIQPQKKRKRRVYRLPRSGVLDRELPLPRLRETGTPSHHSSSSSDSTSASPVRAGGSAGAYYSASAESMEEIPVAQTRLGSAALGIPGARGRESGLALQARSPAVFVSPSSGEPGTPGGGEDSLPWPSKAED
- the Zdhhc1 gene encoding probable palmitoyltransferase ZDHHC1 isoform X8, producing the protein MTLIVSGVHHGRTAHFMVVEAVYIIADQEMNICNKPSNKTAPEKSVWTAPPQDSGPSPELQGQRSRRNGWSWPPHPLQIVAWLLYLFFAVIGFGVLVPLLPHHWVPAGYACMGAIFAGHLVVHLTAVSIDPADANVRDKSYSGPLPIFNRSQHAHVIEDLHCNLCDVDVSARSKHCSACNKCVCGFDHHCKWLNNCVGERNYRLFLHSVASALLGVLLLVLVATYVFVEFFVNPMRLRTNQHFEVLKNHTEVWFVFLPAAPVETQAPAILALAALLILLGLLSTALLGHLLCFHIYLMWHKLTTYEYLVQHRPAQETKETHRELEPCPRKEMEFYMRTFSHVRPEPSGQARPAALNAKKRGSGVCIDCPGLGSWTESSRCLGYGRLGLLATTPVLHLIPPVPAQCVLVALQAPTTPHQLSPWKRFQWPRRAWAVLHWASQEPGAESLGWLYRHVHLLFL
- the Zdhhc1 gene encoding probable palmitoyltransferase ZDHHC1 isoform X4, yielding MTLIVSGVHHGRTAHFMVVEAVYIIADQEMNICNKPSNKTAPEKSVWTAPPQDSGPSPELQGQRSRRNGWSWPPHPLQIVAWLLYLFFAVIGFGVLVPLLPHHWVPAGYACMGAIFAGHLVVHLTAVSIDPADANVRDKSYSGPLPIFNRSQHAHVIEDLHCNLCDVDVSARSKHCSACNKCVCGFDHHCKWLNNCVGERNYRLFLHSVASALLGVLLLVLVATYVFVEFFVNPMRLRTNQHFEVLKNHTEVWFVFLPAAPVETQAPAILALAALLILLGLLSTALLGHLLCFHIYLMWHKLTTYEYLVQHRPAQETKETHRELEPCPRKEMEFYMRTFSHVRPEPSGQARPAALNAKKGASSRRDSGAASRVCSLAFTSVLPSFLPPKAKWNHHCPPPQTHWLCLHGSNPRKRGSGVCIDCPGLGSWTESSRCLGYGRLGLLATTPVLHLIPPVPAQCVLVALQAPTTPHQLSPWKRFQWPRRAWAVLHWASQEPGAESLGWLYRHVHLLFL